One Paraburkholderia aromaticivorans genomic region harbors:
- the gsiB gene encoding glutathione ABC transporter substrate-binding protein GsiB — MNLLVPSSPFRLRALVSGGAVVFAMLAGNAAHADTTAVMAVASTFTTLDPYDANDTLSQAVAKSFYQGLFGFDKDMKLVNVLADSYEASPDAKVYTFKLRHGVKFQDGTDFNAAAVKANFDRVTDPANKLKRYNMFNRIEKTEVVDPYTVKITLKAPFSAFVNVLAHPSAVMISPDALKKYGKDIAFHPVGTGPFELVKWDPAGDLTVKKFAGYWKKGYPKVDAIDWKPVVDNNTRAALMRTGEADFAFQVPFEQAAQLQSSPKVDLVASPSIIQRYISLNVNQKPFDNPKVREALNYAVNKDALTKVVFAGYATPADGVVPQGVDYAVKQGPWPYDPAKARALLKEAGYPNGFETTLWSAYNYSTAQKVIQFVQQQLAQVGIKAQVEALEAGQRVAKVESAQDAATAPVRMYYAGWSSSTGEADWAITPLLASVSFPPKMVNTAYYKNDTVDSDLKQALETTDRAKKAELYTDAQKRIWTDAPWIFLVKEKVVYARSKRLSGAYVAPDGSFNFDEIAIK, encoded by the coding sequence ATGAACCTGCTGGTCCCGTCTTCTCCGTTTCGTTTGCGCGCGCTGGTCAGCGGCGGCGCGGTGGTGTTCGCGATGCTCGCGGGCAATGCGGCGCATGCCGACACCACGGCCGTGATGGCCGTCGCTTCGACCTTCACGACGCTCGATCCGTACGATGCCAACGACACGCTCTCGCAAGCCGTCGCCAAGTCGTTCTATCAGGGGCTGTTCGGCTTCGACAAGGACATGAAACTGGTCAACGTGCTGGCCGATAGCTACGAAGCCAGCCCGGATGCGAAGGTCTACACGTTTAAGCTGCGCCACGGCGTGAAGTTCCAGGACGGCACCGACTTCAACGCCGCGGCGGTGAAAGCGAACTTCGACCGCGTCACGGATCCGGCGAACAAGCTTAAGCGCTACAACATGTTCAACCGCATCGAGAAGACCGAAGTGGTCGATCCGTACACGGTGAAGATCACGCTGAAGGCGCCGTTCTCGGCGTTCGTCAACGTGTTGGCGCATCCGTCGGCGGTGATGATTTCGCCGGACGCGCTGAAGAAGTACGGCAAGGACATTGCGTTCCATCCGGTCGGCACGGGTCCGTTCGAACTGGTGAAGTGGGATCCGGCGGGCGACCTGACGGTGAAGAAGTTTGCCGGCTACTGGAAGAAGGGCTACCCGAAGGTCGATGCGATCGACTGGAAGCCGGTGGTCGACAACAACACGCGCGCTGCGTTAATGCGTACCGGTGAAGCGGATTTCGCGTTCCAGGTGCCGTTCGAACAGGCCGCGCAATTGCAGTCGAGCCCGAAGGTCGATCTGGTTGCCTCGCCGTCGATCATTCAGCGCTATATCAGCCTGAACGTGAACCAGAAGCCGTTCGACAATCCGAAGGTGCGTGAAGCACTGAACTATGCGGTCAACAAGGACGCGCTCACCAAGGTCGTGTTCGCCGGTTACGCGACGCCGGCCGACGGCGTGGTGCCGCAAGGCGTCGACTATGCGGTGAAGCAGGGCCCGTGGCCGTACGATCCGGCCAAGGCGCGCGCCTTGTTGAAGGAAGCGGGCTATCCGAACGGTTTCGAAACCACGCTGTGGTCGGCGTATAACTACTCGACCGCGCAGAAGGTGATCCAGTTCGTGCAGCAGCAACTCGCGCAAGTGGGCATCAAGGCGCAGGTCGAAGCGCTCGAGGCGGGTCAGCGCGTCGCCAAGGTGGAAAGCGCGCAGGACGCCGCGACGGCGCCGGTTCGCATGTACTACGCGGGCTGGTCGTCGTCGACGGGCGAAGCGGATTGGGCGATCACGCCGCTGCTCGCGTCGGTCTCGTTCCCGCCGAAGATGGTCAACACCGCGTACTACAAGAACGACACCGTCGACAGCGATCTGAAGCAGGCGCTCGAAACCACCGACCGCGCGAAGAAAGCCGAGCTCTACACCGACGCGCAAAAACGCATCTGGACCGACGCGCCGTGGATCTTCCTCGTCAAGGAGAAGGTCGTGTACGCGCGCAGCAAGCGTCTGTCGGGTGCTTATGTTGCGCCGGACGGTTCGTTCAATTTTGACGAGATCGCGATCAAGTGA
- a CDS encoding MurR/RpiR family transcriptional regulator — protein MIHQPSIASDSAEQAIAARIAAAMPTLTPIHRRMGDYVLANLFRAATMRIDELASVVGASVATANRFARALGFDGYPQFREALVRGFEATLAPVERLRSAQESLAAGDDVVDASLEQAANNLHATRTAIDSAAAEAAVEAIIAARRVFVLGFGASAFLAGLMEHGLMPYHDNVQSLALMGGPSHAARRLFASNEGDLVIGIAFPRYVEDTIELAHRAAGRGARVLALTDSPRSPLAQFADISLYIRADRRLAANADSAVLAVIEALCDAVAYRAKRSVKAAAEVSEFLLPWLVDPQAEAAGTNARPARGATCTSRTPRTTKTKR, from the coding sequence ATGATTCATCAACCGTCCATCGCTTCCGACTCCGCCGAGCAGGCCATAGCCGCGCGCATCGCCGCGGCCATGCCGACCCTCACGCCGATTCATCGGCGCATGGGCGACTACGTGCTGGCCAATCTGTTTCGCGCGGCGACCATGCGGATCGACGAACTGGCCAGCGTGGTCGGCGCCTCGGTGGCGACGGCGAACCGCTTCGCTCGCGCGCTCGGTTTCGACGGCTATCCGCAGTTCCGTGAGGCGCTGGTGCGCGGCTTCGAGGCGACGCTCGCACCGGTCGAGCGCTTGCGCAGTGCGCAGGAATCGCTCGCAGCCGGCGACGACGTGGTCGACGCATCGCTAGAACAGGCCGCCAACAATCTGCACGCCACCCGCACGGCGATCGACAGCGCCGCGGCCGAAGCCGCCGTCGAAGCGATCATCGCCGCGCGCCGCGTCTTCGTGCTCGGCTTCGGTGCCAGCGCGTTTCTCGCGGGTCTGATGGAACACGGCCTGATGCCGTATCACGACAACGTGCAGTCGCTTGCGCTGATGGGCGGACCGTCGCATGCCGCGCGGCGTCTGTTTGCTTCCAACGAGGGCGATCTCGTCATCGGCATCGCTTTTCCGCGCTACGTCGAAGACACGATCGAGCTCGCGCATCGCGCGGCGGGCCGTGGCGCCCGCGTGCTCGCGCTCACCGACAGTCCGCGTTCGCCGCTCGCGCAGTTCGCCGACATCTCGCTCTACATCCGCGCCGATCGACGGCTCGCGGCGAATGCCGATTCGGCCGTGCTCGCTGTGATCGAAGCCCTGTGCGACGCGGTGGCCTATCGCGCCAAACGCTCGGTGAAGGCTGCCGCCGAAGTCAGCGAATTCCTGCTGCCGTGGCTCGTCGATCCACAAGCCGAGGCCGCCGGCACGAATGCGCGGCCCGCGCGCGGCGCGACCTGCACTTCCCGTACTCCTCGCACTACGAAAACCAAACGATGA
- a CDS encoding pseudouridine synthase — protein sequence MNLESILFTQGFGSRRQCRALIADARVSIGGAVCTDADADFPTSDATFSFSVDGVVWPYREHAYLLLNKPAGYECSRDPQHHLSVFSLLPPQFAERGVQCVGRLDQDTTGLLLLSDDGKFVHLFTSPKRKVPKVYVATTRHPIDDAQLSALRDGVLLHGEPKPIAAVDAVARGAHTLALTVMEGKYHQVKRMIAAAGNRCEALHRERIGGLALPETLAAGAWQWLDETGLGSLRSG from the coding sequence ATGAATCTCGAAAGCATTCTCTTCACTCAAGGTTTCGGCTCGCGCCGCCAATGCCGCGCGCTGATCGCGGACGCGCGCGTGAGCATCGGCGGCGCTGTCTGCACCGATGCCGACGCCGATTTCCCCACCAGCGACGCCACCTTCTCCTTCAGCGTGGACGGCGTCGTCTGGCCGTATCGCGAACACGCTTATCTGCTGCTGAACAAGCCGGCGGGCTATGAGTGTTCGCGCGATCCGCAGCATCATCTGAGCGTGTTCAGCCTGTTGCCGCCGCAGTTCGCCGAGCGCGGCGTGCAATGCGTGGGCCGGCTCGATCAGGACACGACCGGCCTGCTGCTGCTCTCCGACGACGGCAAGTTCGTGCACCTCTTCACGTCGCCGAAACGCAAAGTGCCGAAGGTGTATGTCGCGACCACGCGTCATCCGATCGACGACGCGCAATTGAGCGCGCTGCGCGACGGCGTGCTGCTGCACGGCGAGCCCAAACCGATTGCCGCAGTCGACGCAGTCGCACGCGGCGCTCACACGCTCGCGCTCACCGTGATGGAAGGCAAGTATCACCAGGTCAAACGGATGATCGCCGCTGCCGGCAACCGTTGTGAAGCGCTGCATCGCGAGCGGATCGGCGGACTCGCCTTGCCCGAAACGCTTGCGGCGGGCGCGTGGCAATGGCTCGATGAAACCGGCCTCGGATCTCTACGGAGCGGGTAA
- a CDS encoding DUF6531 domain-containing protein, with the protein MKAWKKRGTSMRLVQLSVAASLLLTAASANAADYTQCMQTYQKSLGIPGTKTCAIQVAATSPMSRGPGDPFSSMNYYNCPNAQDWIQDYCAGAPVPPSPEDTCPASDPVLPAEGIVTLSETDFMSGDALPLTFSRTYLSKPYDTTQTAMGRNWVNNWQRRLDLTAVNAATPQIVVYSGNQRPLTFKWNGTAWSMLGNRGLTLTKATNGDYSLTDGLLGTTEVYSANIGTLYSETTRTGTLRKFGFDYRGRMVAINEYLVDRIGPGALRLDLQYDDSDRIVAAVDPLGNATRYAYDAKGNLASVTHPDGTIRQYLYEDARFPNALTGVKDETGSKTATWAYDANARVISVTHPDTTRNASFTYSTSGTTTLSDVRGTSTYSFSFPDAWRPGSVGTPDGRVTRSWDAAGNLSQRTTPDGGTQYTWDSANRPVKAVATVAGKTTVTTIAYNDASSLRPHLVATAGKVRAFVYDPAGNVTGYAEQKTTDLTGEQGLQATGTGDQMTVGAQYDGVGRLLAATIIRNGTKTEDWTYTYDTRGNIETTQDAVSGWAMRTLGRDAANRATVIAGNSGQAAVSYDARGRVSVFQYDEKASVVNGGLARTLVVRYGYAANGPVSTRTATVSTNGGAPQSISDAELGVWLSNWELGNDPVAPSANLTGLQSDAHAFVPEICVECYMAWKAKPTGQLFGDELGETLPTWSETTELMLGDQAQIPYPVLVPDMTSSAKRATLYSALFGPGSGDGGMVKCASSGDKEWREADCHAKYEREMFRCNALAKYMGGLAGLALCKQNAFADYQECRGS; encoded by the coding sequence ATGAAAGCGTGGAAGAAGCGCGGCACATCAATGCGGCTCGTCCAACTGTCTGTGGCGGCGAGCCTGCTGCTGACTGCCGCTAGCGCGAACGCTGCAGACTACACCCAATGCATGCAGACGTATCAGAAGTCCCTTGGGATTCCCGGGACCAAAACCTGCGCTATCCAGGTGGCTGCCACGTCACCCATGTCCAGGGGCCCAGGCGACCCGTTCAGCAGCATGAATTACTACAACTGTCCTAATGCACAGGACTGGATACAGGATTATTGTGCCGGTGCCCCGGTCCCACCTTCGCCAGAAGATACCTGTCCGGCATCTGATCCGGTACTGCCGGCAGAGGGCATTGTCACGCTCTCAGAAACCGACTTCATGAGCGGTGACGCACTGCCACTTACCTTCAGCCGCACGTATCTATCGAAGCCCTATGACACTACCCAGACGGCGATGGGCCGCAACTGGGTCAATAACTGGCAACGACGACTTGATCTGACAGCGGTCAATGCGGCCACGCCGCAGATCGTTGTTTATAGCGGCAACCAGCGGCCCCTGACGTTCAAATGGAATGGCACGGCGTGGAGCATGCTGGGAAATCGCGGGCTCACGCTGACGAAAGCAACCAATGGCGACTACTCGCTAACTGACGGACTGCTCGGCACGACGGAAGTCTACTCGGCCAACATCGGCACTCTCTACTCGGAGACGACCCGCACCGGCACCCTCCGCAAGTTTGGGTTCGATTACCGTGGCCGGATGGTGGCGATCAATGAGTATCTGGTTGACAGGATAGGCCCGGGCGCACTCAGGCTCGATCTGCAGTACGACGATAGCGACCGAATTGTTGCGGCGGTCGATCCTCTCGGCAATGCCACGCGGTACGCGTACGACGCCAAAGGAAATCTTGCTTCGGTCACCCATCCGGACGGCACGATCCGTCAGTATCTGTACGAAGATGCCCGCTTCCCCAACGCACTGACCGGCGTAAAGGATGAAACCGGCTCGAAGACAGCGACGTGGGCCTACGATGCCAATGCCCGCGTGATCTCGGTGACTCATCCGGACACGACGCGTAATGCGTCATTCACCTATTCAACATCCGGCACGACGACTCTCAGTGACGTGCGTGGCACGAGCACGTACAGCTTCAGTTTCCCGGACGCCTGGCGCCCTGGTTCAGTCGGCACGCCAGATGGAAGGGTCACGCGCAGTTGGGATGCGGCAGGAAATCTTTCGCAGAGAACGACTCCCGATGGCGGAACACAGTACACATGGGATAGCGCGAACCGGCCAGTAAAGGCAGTTGCCACGGTTGCCGGAAAGACGACGGTAACGACGATCGCGTACAACGATGCCAGTTCACTGCGTCCGCATCTGGTCGCTACAGCGGGTAAGGTGCGCGCTTTTGTCTATGACCCGGCAGGCAATGTCACGGGCTATGCCGAGCAGAAAACGACTGACCTGACTGGCGAGCAGGGACTTCAGGCGACGGGAACCGGCGACCAGATGACGGTCGGCGCCCAGTATGATGGCGTGGGCCGACTCCTGGCGGCGACGATCATCCGGAATGGCACGAAGACCGAAGACTGGACCTATACCTACGACACAAGAGGCAACATCGAAACGACACAGGATGCCGTGTCGGGTTGGGCGATGCGAACGCTTGGTCGTGACGCCGCAAATCGTGCAACGGTTATAGCAGGCAACAGCGGTCAGGCCGCCGTCAGTTACGACGCGCGCGGACGCGTGTCCGTCTTCCAGTACGATGAGAAGGCGAGCGTGGTCAACGGCGGACTCGCCCGCACTCTGGTTGTGCGTTATGGCTACGCTGCAAACGGCCCGGTATCGACCCGTACAGCGACAGTATCGACGAATGGTGGTGCTCCGCAGTCGATCAGTGACGCCGAACTCGGAGTGTGGCTGAGCAACTGGGAACTCGGTAACGATCCTGTTGCGCCGTCTGCTAATCTCACAGGGCTCCAGTCCGACGCCCACGCCTTCGTTCCAGAAATCTGCGTTGAATGCTACATGGCGTGGAAGGCGAAGCCGACAGGTCAGTTGTTCGGGGACGAACTGGGCGAAACACTGCCGACGTGGAGCGAGACCACCGAATTGATGCTGGGCGACCAGGCGCAGATTCCCTATCCTGTGCTCGTGCCGGACATGACCAGTTCGGCGAAAAGGGCGACACTTTACAGTGCCCTCTTTGGACCCGGAAGTGGGGATGGGGGAATGGTTAAGTGTGCGAGCAGTGGTGACAAAGAGTGGCGCGAGGCGGACTGTCATGCAAAGTATGAGCGCGAAATGTTTAGATGCAATGCGCTTGCCAAGTATATGGGTGGTTTGGCGGGCCTCGCGCTTTGCAAGCAGAACGCATTTGCTGACTATCAAGAGTGCAGAGGGTCCTGA
- a CDS encoding NAD-dependent epimerase/dehydratase family protein, with translation MKATRNFRRPRVLIVGCGDVGMRCVPLLRPRAHVFALTSHAGRCAELRAAGVTPLVGDLDVRRSLKRLAGLAPTVLHLAPPQKTGDDDRRTRALLATLGARRDSARAAVAPAVSPVGRLRQLRASWAESGTANIVPDGVRRSAGSRAPVRLVYASTTGVYGDCGGAWIDETRATQAANPRAKRRVSAERQLRRATARGSVAASIARIPGIYAGNRLPLARLEKRTPALIDTDDVYTNHIHADDLAAILVRLATHGRPGRVVHASDDTSLKMGEYFDEVADAFGLARAPRITRAEAESQIEPTLLSFMRESRRLINRRLKEELRVRLRYPSVEDFLREGVKA, from the coding sequence ATGAAAGCAACACGAAACTTCCGCCGGCCGCGCGTGTTAATCGTTGGTTGCGGCGATGTCGGCATGCGCTGCGTGCCCTTGCTGCGGCCACGCGCGCATGTCTTCGCGCTGACCAGCCACGCCGGGCGCTGCGCCGAATTGCGCGCCGCGGGCGTTACGCCGCTGGTCGGCGATCTCGATGTGCGCCGCAGCCTTAAACGGCTCGCGGGCCTCGCGCCGACGGTGCTGCATCTCGCGCCGCCGCAGAAAACCGGCGACGACGACCGTCGTACCCGCGCCTTGCTCGCTACGCTGGGTGCGCGCCGCGATTCAGCGCGGGCCGCCGTGGCGCCTGCAGTCTCGCCGGTAGGGCGGTTGCGCCAACTTCGTGCCTCGTGGGCGGAATCTGGAACAGCCAATATTGTACCCGACGGGGTGCGCCGGTCCGCCGGTTCGCGTGCACCCGTGCGCCTCGTGTACGCGAGCACGACGGGCGTCTATGGCGACTGCGGTGGCGCGTGGATCGACGAGACACGCGCGACGCAAGCAGCCAATCCGCGCGCGAAGCGCCGCGTCTCGGCCGAGCGGCAATTGCGGCGCGCGACCGCGCGCGGCAGCGTCGCGGCGAGCATCGCGCGGATTCCGGGCATCTATGCGGGCAACCGCCTGCCGCTCGCGCGCCTCGAAAAGCGCACGCCGGCCTTGATCGATACGGACGACGTCTACACCAACCACATTCACGCCGACGATCTCGCCGCGATCCTCGTGCGGCTCGCCACGCACGGGCGGCCGGGGCGCGTGGTCCACGCATCCGACGACACGTCGCTGAAAATGGGCGAGTACTTCGACGAGGTCGCCGATGCGTTCGGTCTCGCGCGTGCGCCGCGCATCACGCGAGCCGAAGCGGAGTCGCAGATCGAGCCGACCTTGCTGTCGTTCATGCGTGAATCGAGGCGTCTGATAAACCGGCGTCTCAAAGAGGAATTGCGGGTGCGCTTGCGATATCCGAGCGTCGAGGATTTTTTACGTGAAGGCGTGAAGGCGTGA
- the gsiC gene encoding glutathione ABC transporter permease GsiC — protein MLNFLVKRVFGLLPTLFIVAVLVFLFVHLLPGDPARLAAGPDADEATVALVRADLGLNKPMPQQFASFFVKIAHGDFGISTRSKRPVSEEIGERFMPTLLLTLASMVWAVVLGMGIGIVSAVWRNRWPDRLGMTLAVSGISFPAFALGMLLMEIFSVRLGWLPIVGDGSWQSYVLPSLTLGAAVAAVMARFTRASFVEVMNEDFVRTARAKGVPERLVIVKHCLRNAMIPVITMMGLQFGFLLGGSIVVEVVFNWPGLGRLLVDAVSMRDYPVIQAEVLLFSLEFIIINLVVDVLYAVINPTIRFK, from the coding sequence ATGCTGAACTTCCTCGTCAAACGTGTCTTTGGCCTGCTGCCGACGCTTTTCATCGTCGCCGTGCTGGTGTTTCTGTTCGTGCATCTGTTACCGGGCGATCCGGCGCGGCTCGCCGCCGGTCCCGATGCGGACGAGGCGACCGTCGCGCTGGTGCGCGCCGACCTCGGCCTGAACAAGCCGATGCCGCAGCAATTCGCCAGCTTCTTCGTGAAGATCGCGCACGGCGACTTCGGCATCTCGACGCGCAGCAAGCGCCCGGTCAGCGAGGAAATCGGCGAGCGCTTCATGCCGACGCTGCTGCTCACGCTCGCCAGCATGGTGTGGGCCGTCGTGCTGGGCATGGGCATCGGCATCGTTTCGGCCGTGTGGCGCAATCGCTGGCCCGACCGGCTCGGCATGACGCTCGCAGTGTCGGGTATTTCGTTTCCCGCATTCGCGCTCGGCATGCTGCTGATGGAGATTTTTTCGGTGAGGCTCGGCTGGCTGCCGATTGTCGGTGATGGTTCGTGGCAGAGCTATGTGCTGCCGTCGCTTACGCTCGGCGCGGCCGTCGCGGCGGTGATGGCGCGCTTCACCCGTGCCTCGTTTGTTGAGGTGATGAACGAAGACTTCGTGCGCACCGCGCGCGCCAAAGGCGTCCCCGAACGTCTCGTGATCGTCAAACACTGTCTGCGCAACGCGATGATTCCCGTCATCACGATGATGGGCCTGCAATTCGGCTTTCTGCTGGGCGGCTCGATCGTGGTCGAAGTGGTGTTCAACTGGCCGGGCCTCGGACGCCTGCTGGTGGACGCCGTCTCCATGCGCGACTATCCGGTGATTCAGGCTGAAGTGCTGCTGTTCTCGCTGGAATTCATCATCATCAATCTGGTCGTGGACGTGCTGTACGCCGTGATCAACCCGACCATCCGTTTCAAGTGA
- a CDS encoding isoaspartyl peptidase/L-asparaginase family protein yields MNSNAVIAIHGGAGTILRTSMSASAEAEYHAALHAVLSAGQRVLADGGSALDAVSEAVRLLEDCPLFNAGRGAVYTAAGTHELDAAIMDGSTLEAGAICCVKRVRNPILAARRVLERSEHVLFTGEGAEAFAAAQGLEFAEPEYFHTEARHRQWLIARGQQRVVLDHDGATLAAAPSPNDDEPTPHEPIDPNRKFGTVGAVALDQHGHVAAATSTGGVTNKQAGRVGDTPLIGAGCYADDATCAVSTTGSGEMFMRMVAAYDVAAQMAYRNVSLQEAADDVVMNRLPKIDGRGGLIAVDARGNVTLPFNTEGMYRGFARLGEAPVTAIYR; encoded by the coding sequence ATGAACTCCAACGCAGTCATTGCCATTCATGGCGGGGCAGGGACGATCCTGCGCACGTCGATGTCGGCCAGCGCCGAAGCCGAATACCACGCCGCCTTGCACGCGGTGCTGAGCGCCGGCCAGCGCGTGCTCGCCGACGGCGGCAGCGCACTCGACGCCGTCAGCGAGGCCGTGCGCCTGCTCGAAGACTGTCCGCTCTTCAACGCGGGCCGCGGCGCCGTCTACACGGCGGCCGGCACGCACGAACTCGACGCGGCGATCATGGACGGCAGCACGCTCGAAGCCGGCGCAATCTGCTGCGTGAAGCGCGTGCGCAATCCGATTCTGGCGGCGCGCCGCGTGCTCGAACGCAGCGAGCATGTGCTGTTCACCGGCGAAGGCGCGGAAGCCTTCGCCGCCGCGCAAGGACTCGAATTCGCCGAGCCGGAGTATTTCCATACCGAAGCGCGCCATCGTCAATGGCTGATCGCGCGCGGGCAACAGCGCGTCGTGCTCGATCACGACGGCGCGACGCTCGCCGCCGCGCCGTCCCCGAATGACGACGAGCCAACGCCGCACGAACCGATCGATCCGAACCGCAAGTTCGGCACCGTCGGCGCGGTCGCGCTCGATCAGCACGGCCACGTGGCCGCGGCGACATCGACCGGCGGCGTCACCAACAAGCAGGCCGGCCGGGTCGGCGACACGCCGCTGATCGGCGCGGGCTGCTATGCGGACGACGCGACCTGCGCGGTCTCGACCACCGGCTCGGGCGAAATGTTCATGCGTATGGTCGCGGCCTACGACGTCGCCGCGCAAATGGCCTACCGCAACGTGTCGCTGCAGGAAGCAGCCGACGACGTGGTGATGAACCGCCTGCCGAAGATCGACGGACGCGGCGGCCTGATCGCCGTCGATGCGCGCGGCAATGTCACGCTGCCCTTCAATACGGAAGGCATGTATCGCGGTTTTGCTCGGCTCGGCGAAGCGCCGGTGACGGCGATTTACCGCTAG
- a CDS encoding dipeptide ABC transporter ATP-binding protein: MPTSSHTARPLIETLPPQRVLAVDDLSVAFRSGDTTFNAVRNLSLTVERGETLAIVGESGSGKSVTSLALMRLIEHGGGRLAGGSIAFRRRDGSVLDLAKASSGTMRSIRGADIAMIFQEPMTSLNPVFTVGDQISEAIALHQGKSRSAAHAETLRLLELVRIPEARRVAARFPHQLSGGMRQRVMIAMALSCKPALLIADEPTTALDVTIQAQILQLIRGLQDEMNMGVIFITHDMGVVAEVADRVLVMYRGEKVEEGASDALFAAPSHPYTKALLAAVPRLGAMQGTDQPAKFPILTVEQASLSGTDQAVRPAAAVAEETQPLVLEATPPILRVRELVTRFPVKSGLFGRLTGRVHAVEKVSFDLRPGETLALVGESGCGKSTTGRSLLRLVESQSGSIEFNGKEISSLTGPALQALRRDIQFIFQDPFASLNPRLTVGFSIMEPLLVHGVAQGAEAQARVAWLLEKVGLPPEAARRYPHEFSGGQRQRIAIARALALNPKVVIADESVSALDVSVQAQIVNLMLDLQRELGVAYLFISHDMAVVERVSHRVAVMYLGQIVEIGPRRAVFEAPQHPYTRKLMGAVPVADPARRHAKRMLAADEIPSPIRALNDEPIVAPLIAVGPDHFVAQHHVGGAY; encoded by the coding sequence GTGCCGACTTCATCGCACACCGCCCGTCCGCTTATCGAAACCTTGCCGCCGCAACGCGTGCTCGCGGTCGACGATCTGTCGGTCGCATTCCGCAGCGGCGACACCACCTTCAACGCGGTGCGCAATCTGTCGCTGACGGTTGAGCGCGGCGAGACGCTGGCGATCGTCGGCGAATCGGGTTCGGGGAAATCAGTGACCTCGCTCGCGTTGATGCGGCTGATCGAGCACGGCGGTGGGCGCCTTGCCGGCGGCAGCATCGCTTTCCGGCGCCGCGACGGCAGCGTGCTCGACCTCGCGAAAGCGTCGTCCGGCACGATGCGTTCGATTCGCGGCGCCGACATCGCGATGATCTTTCAGGAGCCGATGACCTCGCTCAACCCGGTCTTCACGGTGGGCGATCAGATCAGCGAGGCGATTGCCTTGCATCAGGGCAAGAGCCGCTCTGCCGCGCACGCTGAAACGCTGCGCCTGCTCGAACTCGTGCGCATTCCGGAAGCGCGGCGCGTGGCGGCACGGTTTCCGCATCAACTGTCGGGCGGCATGCGCCAGCGCGTGATGATCGCGATGGCGCTGTCGTGCAAGCCCGCGCTGTTGATCGCCGACGAACCGACCACCGCGCTCGACGTGACGATCCAGGCGCAGATTCTGCAACTGATTCGCGGCTTGCAGGACGAGATGAACATGGGCGTGATCTTCATCACGCACGACATGGGCGTGGTCGCCGAAGTGGCCGATCGCGTGCTGGTGATGTATCGCGGCGAGAAGGTGGAAGAGGGCGCGTCCGACGCGCTGTTCGCCGCGCCGTCGCATCCTTATACGAAGGCGCTGCTCGCCGCGGTGCCGCGTCTCGGCGCGATGCAAGGCACGGATCAGCCGGCCAAGTTTCCGATCCTGACCGTCGAGCAGGCGAGCCTGAGCGGCACCGACCAGGCCGTGCGTCCCGCTGCCGCCGTCGCCGAAGAAACGCAGCCGCTAGTGCTCGAAGCCACGCCGCCGATTCTGCGGGTCCGCGAGTTGGTCACGCGCTTTCCGGTCAAGAGCGGACTATTCGGCCGCCTGACGGGCCGCGTGCACGCGGTGGAAAAAGTCAGCTTCGATTTGCGGCCCGGCGAAACGCTCGCGCTGGTCGGCGAATCCGGTTGCGGCAAATCGACTACGGGCCGCTCGCTGCTGCGTCTCGTCGAAAGTCAAAGCGGTTCGATCGAATTCAACGGCAAGGAAATCAGTTCGCTGACGGGCCCCGCGTTGCAGGCGTTGCGCCGCGATATCCAGTTCATTTTCCAGGACCCGTTCGCTTCGCTGAATCCGCGGTTGACGGTCGGCTTCTCGATCATGGAGCCTCTGCTCGTGCACGGCGTCGCGCAAGGCGCCGAAGCGCAAGCCCGCGTGGCGTGGCTGCTCGAAAAAGTCGGCTTGCCGCCCGAAGCCGCGCGGCGCTATCCGCACGAATTCTCCGGTGGTCAACGGCAACGCATCGCGATTGCGCGGGCACTGGCGTTGAACCCCAAAGTCGTGATCGCCGACGAATCCGTGTCCGCGCTTGACGTCTCCGTGCAAGCGCAGATCGTCAACCTGATGCTCGATTTGCAGCGTGAACTCGGCGTCGCGTATCTGTTCATTTCGCACGACATGGCCGTGGTCGAACGCGTCAGTCATCGCGTCGCGGTGATGTATCTCGGCCAGATCGTCGAAATCGGTCCACGCCGCGCGGTGTTCGAAGCGCCGCAGCATCCGTACACGCGCAAGCTGATGGGCGCGGTGCCGGTCGCCGATCCGGCGCGCCGACACGCGAAACGCATGCTCGCCGCCGACGAGATTCCGAGCCCGATCCGCGCGCTCAACGATGAACCCATCGTCGCGCCGCTCATTGCGGTCGGACCGGATCATTTCGTCGCCCAGCACCATGTCGGCGGCGCGTACTAA